The proteins below are encoded in one region of Microvirga ossetica:
- a CDS encoding DNA translocase FtsK, with product MGQAQPGWWQAFALDHGVRSTRTPDKFIRKPQDTNVFDLPTGELMRADRLAELAMNKPEDEIHKRIERLRAAIEAPPLKTFTQKIQSAGQPPSASAMEQPRATDVPRKAEPSRASALHDVEIPRSEAVETVSQPVPEPPITSLPMPSTKFVPSAFQSALYRIDVSLKHALLTITDAVADEPEVPEAPLAATIGEACGSESREADVIGLDGHSEPDVFEGVAADLVEMQSTDGAMAASQEPDQKPEVVDHRANRGMDGESDVATVTRDEDGTGEVIKVVEEVNPARTDGQEQEVDLGYLALVGEDSAPIQTLLRVKSKVAPQSVTRAPAAEKAAVMEKRASIETIASAEDELAPSGAPREQMLKEEHPGLDATSALEVIEAAQEIMYRDVVLPAQDAEIAAPGEETVFGSPIIMLPPPAAPQRSRFAFYQRPDIELLGRPSESRGTSLTENILEERAGRVERVIRDFGVKGEVIHVHPGPVVTLYELEPAPGVKSSRVIALSEDIARSMSAVSARVAVVQGRNAIGIEMPNESRETVYLREMLEAADFKASNQKLPICLGKTIGGEPVIADLARMPHLLVAGTTGSGKSVAINTMILSLLYRFTPEECRLIMVDPKMLELSVYDGIPHLLTPVVTDPKKAIIALRWAVREMEERYKKMAKLGVRNIDGFNARVVEAKAKGEVITRTVQTGFDKATGELTYTEEIMDLDPLPYIVVIVDEMADLMMVAGKEIEGAIQRLAQMARAAGIHVILATQRPSVDVITGTIKANFPTRISFQVTSKIDSRTILGAMGAEQLLGQGDMLYMAGGGRITRVHGPFCSDEEVEKVVAHLKRQGEPVYLDAVTADDETPEDLEKPELPADEDDVGLVSADAYEQAVGIVLRHRKASTSYIQRRLQIGYNRAASIMERMEKEGIVGPANHAGKRGILRGAFED from the coding sequence GAGAGGCTCCGCGCCGCCATCGAGGCTCCCCCGCTCAAGACATTCACCCAGAAGATCCAGAGCGCAGGTCAGCCGCCATCCGCTTCCGCGATGGAGCAGCCCAGGGCGACTGATGTGCCAAGGAAAGCCGAGCCGTCTCGAGCATCGGCATTACATGACGTTGAGATCCCCCGCTCCGAGGCCGTCGAAACGGTTTCCCAGCCCGTGCCAGAGCCCCCGATAACCTCCCTCCCGATGCCGTCAACGAAGTTCGTCCCGTCGGCCTTTCAATCGGCTCTGTACCGCATCGACGTCTCGCTGAAGCACGCCTTGCTCACGATCACTGACGCGGTCGCTGACGAACCGGAAGTCCCCGAGGCGCCCCTTGCCGCAACCATCGGTGAGGCGTGCGGCTCCGAGTCCAGGGAGGCCGATGTCATCGGTCTCGACGGGCATTCGGAGCCGGACGTGTTCGAGGGTGTCGCCGCCGACCTCGTGGAGATGCAATCCACGGACGGGGCCATGGCCGCATCACAGGAACCGGACCAGAAACCTGAGGTGGTTGATCATCGGGCCAATAGAGGCATGGATGGCGAATCCGATGTCGCTACCGTCACGCGCGATGAGGATGGGACCGGAGAAGTGATCAAGGTCGTCGAGGAGGTGAATCCCGCGAGGACAGATGGTCAGGAACAGGAAGTCGATCTTGGATACCTCGCCCTGGTCGGGGAGGACAGCGCGCCAATCCAGACCCTATTGCGGGTCAAGTCGAAAGTTGCCCCGCAGTCAGTGACGCGCGCTCCCGCGGCCGAGAAAGCCGCCGTCATGGAGAAGCGAGCCTCCATCGAGACGATCGCCTCAGCTGAGGATGAGCTTGCCCCCTCAGGTGCGCCGCGGGAGCAGATGCTGAAGGAGGAGCATCCTGGATTAGATGCGACCTCTGCTCTCGAGGTGATCGAAGCGGCGCAAGAAATCATGTATCGGGACGTCGTGCTTCCGGCCCAGGATGCGGAGATTGCTGCCCCGGGGGAGGAGACGGTCTTTGGGTCACCGATCATTATGCTGCCCCCTCCCGCAGCGCCCCAGCGCTCGAGGTTCGCCTTCTACCAGCGTCCTGATATCGAGCTGCTCGGGCGACCGTCTGAGAGCAGAGGCACGAGTCTCACCGAAAATATTCTCGAAGAGAGAGCCGGACGGGTCGAGAGGGTCATCCGTGATTTCGGCGTGAAGGGTGAGGTCATTCATGTCCATCCAGGACCGGTGGTCACGTTGTACGAGCTCGAGCCTGCCCCGGGTGTCAAATCCTCGCGTGTCATCGCTCTCTCGGAGGATATCGCCCGCTCGATGAGCGCGGTCTCGGCCCGCGTCGCCGTGGTCCAGGGCCGCAATGCCATCGGCATCGAGATGCCGAACGAGAGCCGCGAGACGGTGTACCTGCGCGAGATGCTGGAAGCCGCAGATTTCAAGGCGTCGAACCAGAAGCTTCCGATCTGCCTCGGCAAGACCATCGGCGGCGAGCCGGTGATCGCCGATCTCGCCCGCATGCCGCACCTGCTGGTGGCCGGCACCACCGGCTCGGGCAAGTCGGTGGCGATCAACACCATGATCCTCTCGCTGCTCTACCGGTTCACGCCGGAAGAATGCCGCCTGATCATGGTCGATCCGAAGATGCTCGAGCTCTCGGTCTACGATGGCATCCCGCATCTGCTCACGCCCGTGGTCACTGACCCGAAGAAGGCGATCATTGCTCTGAGGTGGGCGGTGCGCGAGATGGAAGAGCGCTATAAGAAGATGGCGAAGCTCGGCGTGCGCAACATCGACGGCTTCAACGCCCGCGTGGTCGAGGCCAAGGCTAAGGGTGAAGTCATCACGCGAACAGTCCAGACAGGCTTCGACAAGGCCACAGGTGAGCTGACGTACACGGAAGAGATCATGGATCTCGATCCGCTGCCGTACATCGTGGTGATCGTCGACGAGATGGCGGACCTGATGATGGTGGCCGGCAAGGAGATCGAGGGCGCGATCCAGCGCCTGGCCCAGATGGCCAGAGCCGCCGGCATCCACGTGATCCTGGCGACGCAGCGCCCTTCCGTGGACGTGATCACCGGCACGATCAAGGCGAACTTCCCGACCCGGATCTCGTTCCAGGTGACCTCGAAGATCGACAGCCGGACGATCCTGGGCGCGATGGGGGCGGAGCAGCTTCTGGGCCAGGGCGACATGCTGTACATGGCCGGCGGCGGGCGGATCACGCGCGTGCACGGTCCGTTCTGCTCGGACGAGGAGGTCGAGAAGGTGGTGGCGCATCTCAAGCGCCAGGGTGAACCTGTTTATCTCGATGCTGTCACGGCCGATGATGAGACGCCTGAGGATCTGGAAAAGCCCGAACTCCCCGCCGACGAGGACGATGTCGGCCTCGTATCGGCTGATGCCTATGAGCAGGCTGTCGGCATCGTCCTGCGGCACAGGAAGGCCTCGACATCCTACATCCAGCGTCGGTTGCAGATCGGCTATAACCGGGCGGCTTCGATCATGGAGCGCATGGAGAAGGAAGGCATCGTCGGACCTGCCAATCATGCCGGCAAGCGGGGGATCTTGCGCGGGGCGTTCGAGGATTAG